A region of Burkholderiales bacterium JOSHI_001 DNA encodes the following proteins:
- a CDS encoding ATP-dependent helicase HrpA (PFAM: Helicase conserved C-terminal domain; Helicase associated domain (HA2); Domain of unknown function (DUF3418); Domain of unknown function (DUF1605); DEAD/DEAH box helicase~TIGRFAM: ATP-dependent helicase HrpA~manually curated): protein MNAPAPPRGPRPPRPAPRSPAPPRAANPVPPISYPESLPVSARREEISRALADNQVVIVCGETGSGKTTQLPKIALDLGRGLGRGGSGLIGHTQPRRIAATSVAKRIAEELKSPMGEVVGYQVRFQDRMQPGASVKLMTDGILLAETQGDPDLRKYDTLIIDEAHERSLNIDFLLGYLRQLLPRRPDLKIVVTSATIDAERFANHFASRRGPAPVIQVSGRLFPVEQRWRPFQESREYGLDHAIADAVDELWRDGPGDVLVFLPGEREIRDASEHLRKHHPPGVQILPLFARLSQAEQDRVFEAHGAPRIVLATNVAETSLTVPGIRYVIDAGLARVKRYSYRTKVEQLLVEDIAQAAANQRAGRCGRVANGICIRLYDEKEFAARPRFTDPEILRSSLAGVILRMKSLHLGQVEDFPFIEPPRPKAIADGYALLAELGAVDDDNELTPIGHELARLPLDPRVGRMILEARKRGALSEVLIIASALSVQDVRDRPLEQAPAADEKHKKFDDEKSEFMGYLKLWAWINEGKGGEGQHKLSNRQQEQRLRDSFVSPRRVREWRDIYSQLHTVVAEHGWRLNTSPATYDQLHMAMLAGLLGNVGCKSDEDEWYLGARGIKFWRHPGAHLSKKPGRWLMAAELVETQRLYGRGLAALDPQWIPPIAGHLLKVQLLEPHWEKKAAEVVALERATLYGIVIYSNRKVNFGRVDTPAAREIFIRQALVEGEWDSPLPFLAHNRKLIHQVQELEHKARRQDVLVDDELIHAFYDKLLPAEVCSGATLEKWFREEVKRQPRLLQLTRDELMRHEAAGITTAAFPKTVRLGGIDCAASYLHEPGDARDGLTVTVPIYALNQVNEERCDWLVPGLLKDKVLALIKSLHQKPRARLLPLPDWAQGFVERTAFADGALMDVLLAAVRAHTQLDVKRNDFKLDMVPAHLFMNLRLVDEHGRQLAMGRHLATLKAEWGAQARGAFQALAALKVRSVEQAVPEAAHAPAATPSRAGGAAAAPAPAASATVASGRHTRWDFGELPELMELKKGGQALIGFPALVDMGSHVEIEVFDEPDAAATRHRAGLRRLVALAIKEPLKYLEKNIPDLQKMAVAYMPLGSMEELRDQIIDVALDRAFLADPLPTDSAAFERRVNEGRARLNLIAQEVARLAGTVLIEFAAATRKLKDARPPKDVAEDMAAQLQRLCGKRFVLHTPWAQLQHLPRYLKAMVLRLDKQRGDPARDAQRLAELRPLEQRYLRRLAELKGTRDARMDDYRWLLEELRVSLFAQELRTPQPVSAKRLDKAWAQLTS from the coding sequence GTGAACGCCCCTGCCCCCCCGCGCGGGCCTCGTCCCCCGAGGCCTGCGCCCCGGTCGCCCGCGCCCCCGCGCGCCGCGAACCCGGTTCCCCCCATCAGTTACCCCGAATCGCTGCCGGTGTCCGCCCGGCGCGAGGAAATTTCGCGTGCGCTGGCCGACAACCAGGTGGTCATCGTCTGCGGCGAAACCGGCTCGGGCAAAACCACACAGTTGCCCAAGATCGCACTCGACCTGGGTCGCGGCCTGGGGCGTGGCGGCAGCGGCCTGATCGGCCACACCCAGCCGCGCCGCATCGCCGCCACCAGCGTGGCCAAGCGCATTGCCGAGGAACTGAAGTCCCCCATGGGCGAGGTGGTGGGCTACCAGGTGCGCTTCCAGGACCGCATGCAGCCCGGCGCCAGCGTGAAGCTGATGACCGACGGCATCCTGCTGGCCGAGACCCAGGGCGACCCGGACCTGCGCAAGTACGACACCCTCATCATCGACGAGGCCCACGAGCGCAGCCTGAACATCGACTTCCTGCTGGGCTACCTGCGCCAATTGCTGCCGCGCCGGCCCGACCTGAAGATCGTGGTCACCTCGGCCACCATCGACGCCGAGCGCTTCGCCAACCATTTCGCCAGCCGCCGCGGCCCGGCGCCGGTGATCCAGGTGTCAGGCCGCCTGTTCCCAGTGGAACAGCGCTGGCGGCCCTTCCAGGAAAGCCGTGAATACGGGCTGGACCACGCGATTGCCGACGCGGTGGACGAACTTTGGCGCGACGGCCCCGGCGACGTGCTGGTGTTCCTGCCCGGCGAGCGCGAGATCCGCGACGCCAGCGAGCACCTGCGCAAGCACCACCCGCCGGGGGTGCAGATACTGCCGCTGTTCGCGCGCCTGTCGCAGGCCGAGCAGGACCGGGTTTTTGAAGCCCATGGCGCGCCACGCATCGTGCTGGCCACCAACGTGGCCGAGACTTCGCTCACCGTGCCGGGCATCCGCTACGTCATCGACGCCGGCCTGGCGCGGGTGAAGCGATACAGCTACCGCACCAAGGTGGAACAGCTGCTGGTGGAAGACATCGCCCAGGCCGCGGCCAACCAGCGCGCCGGCCGCTGCGGGCGGGTGGCCAACGGCATCTGCATCCGCCTGTACGACGAGAAGGAGTTCGCAGCCCGGCCGCGCTTCACCGACCCGGAGATCCTGCGCAGTTCACTCGCCGGCGTGATCCTGCGCATGAAGAGCCTGCACCTGGGACAGGTGGAGGACTTCCCCTTCATCGAGCCGCCGCGCCCCAAGGCGATTGCCGACGGCTACGCGCTGCTGGCCGAACTGGGCGCGGTGGACGATGACAACGAACTCACCCCCATCGGGCATGAGCTGGCCCGGCTGCCGCTGGACCCGCGCGTGGGCCGCATGATCCTGGAAGCGCGCAAGCGCGGGGCGCTGAGTGAGGTGCTGATCATCGCCAGCGCGCTGTCCGTGCAGGACGTGCGCGACCGGCCGCTGGAACAGGCACCAGCGGCCGACGAGAAGCACAAGAAGTTCGACGACGAAAAGTCGGAGTTCATGGGCTACCTGAAGCTGTGGGCCTGGATCAACGAGGGCAAAGGTGGCGAAGGCCAGCACAAGCTGTCCAATCGCCAGCAGGAACAACGCCTGCGCGACAGCTTCGTCAGCCCGCGCCGGGTGCGCGAATGGCGCGACATCTACAGCCAGCTGCACACCGTGGTGGCCGAACACGGCTGGCGCCTGAACACCAGCCCGGCCACCTACGACCAATTGCACATGGCCATGCTGGCCGGCCTGCTGGGCAATGTGGGCTGCAAGTCGGACGAAGATGAGTGGTATCTCGGTGCGCGTGGCATCAAGTTCTGGCGCCACCCGGGCGCGCACCTGAGCAAGAAGCCCGGCCGCTGGCTGATGGCCGCCGAACTGGTGGAAACGCAAAGGCTGTACGGCCGCGGCCTGGCCGCGCTGGACCCGCAGTGGATTCCGCCCATCGCCGGCCACCTGCTGAAGGTGCAGCTGCTGGAGCCGCACTGGGAGAAGAAAGCGGCCGAAGTGGTGGCGCTGGAACGCGCCACGCTCTACGGCATCGTCATCTACAGCAACCGCAAGGTGAATTTCGGCCGCGTGGACACGCCCGCCGCGCGCGAGATCTTCATCCGCCAGGCCCTGGTGGAAGGCGAGTGGGACTCACCCCTGCCCTTCCTGGCGCACAACCGCAAGCTCATCCATCAGGTGCAGGAACTGGAGCACAAGGCGCGGCGCCAGGACGTGCTGGTGGATGACGAGTTGATCCACGCCTTCTACGACAAGCTGTTGCCGGCCGAGGTGTGCAGCGGCGCCACGCTGGAGAAGTGGTTTCGCGAAGAAGTGAAGCGCCAACCGCGCTTGCTGCAGCTGACCCGCGACGAGCTGATGCGCCACGAGGCCGCTGGCATCACCACCGCGGCCTTCCCCAAGACCGTGCGCCTGGGCGGCATCGACTGCGCGGCCAGCTACCTGCACGAACCCGGCGATGCGCGCGACGGCCTGACCGTCACCGTGCCCATCTACGCGCTGAACCAGGTGAACGAAGAGCGCTGCGACTGGCTGGTGCCCGGGCTGCTGAAGGACAAGGTGCTGGCCCTGATCAAGAGCCTGCACCAGAAACCGCGTGCGCGCCTGCTGCCGCTGCCCGATTGGGCGCAAGGCTTCGTGGAGCGCACCGCGTTTGCCGATGGCGCCTTGATGGACGTTCTGCTGGCCGCCGTGCGCGCCCACACCCAGCTGGACGTGAAGCGCAACGACTTCAAGCTGGACATGGTGCCAGCGCACCTGTTCATGAACCTGCGCCTGGTGGACGAACACGGCCGCCAACTGGCCATGGGCCGCCACCTGGCCACGCTGAAGGCCGAGTGGGGCGCCCAGGCGCGCGGTGCCTTCCAGGCCCTGGCGGCGCTGAAGGTTCGGTCGGTGGAGCAGGCGGTGCCGGAGGCCGCGCACGCGCCGGCAGCCACCCCCTCACGCGCGGGCGGGGCAGCCGCTGCGCCGGCCCCTGCCGCCTCGGCCACCGTGGCATCGGGCCGTCACACGCGCTGGGATTTCGGCGAGCTGCCCGAGTTGATGGAACTGAAGAAGGGCGGCCAGGCGCTGATCGGCTTCCCGGCCCTGGTGGACATGGGCTCGCACGTGGAAATCGAGGTCTTTGACGAGCCTGACGCTGCCGCCACCAGGCACCGCGCCGGCCTGCGCCGCCTGGTGGCCCTGGCCATCAAGGAGCCACTGAAGTACCTGGAGAAGAACATCCCCGACCTGCAGAAGATGGCCGTGGCCTACATGCCCTTGGGCAGCATGGAGGAACTGCGCGACCAGATCATCGACGTGGCCCTGGACCGCGCCTTCCTGGCCGACCCGCTGCCCACCGACAGCGCGGCCTTCGAGCGCCGGGTCAACGAAGGCCGCGCGCGCCTGAACCTGATCGCGCAGGAAGTGGCGCGCCTGGCCGGCACGGTGCTGATCGAGTTTGCCGCCGCCACGCGCAAGCTGAAGGACGCCCGCCCGCCCAAGGACGTGGCCGAGGACATGGCTGCGCAACTGCAGCGCCTGTGCGGCAAGCGCTTCGTGCTGCACACACCCTGGGCCCAGTTGCAGCACCTGCCGCGGTATCTCAAGGCCATGGTGCTGCGCCTGGACAAGCAGCGCGGCGATCCGGCGCGCGACGCCCAGCGCCTGGCCGAGTTGCGTCCGCTGGAGCAGCGCTACCTGCGTCGCCTGGCCGAGCTGAAGGGCACGCGCGATGCGCGCATGGACGACTACCGCTGGCTGTTGGAGGAACTGCGGGTGAGCCTGTTCGCGCAGGAGCTGCGCACGCCCCAGCCCGTCAGTGCCAAGCGTCTGGACAAGGCCTGGGCCCAGCTCACGAGCTGA
- a CDS encoding lactoylglutathione lyase family protein (PFAM: Glyoxalase/Bleomycin resistance protein/Dioxygenase superfamily): MDVFKTPGAFSWCELNVADPAKAAEFYGGLFGWTFDTMDMGQGPYRVIKMGDEALGGIMAMAPDGPPVPMWGCYITVADCDKTAAAATAAGGTVCAPPFDIPGVGRMAVLQDPQGAVFNVIAYSMPG, translated from the coding sequence ATGGATGTGTTCAAGACCCCCGGCGCCTTCAGTTGGTGCGAACTGAACGTGGCCGACCCCGCCAAGGCGGCCGAGTTCTACGGTGGCCTGTTCGGCTGGACCTTCGACACCATGGACATGGGCCAGGGCCCGTACCGGGTGATCAAGATGGGCGACGAAGCACTCGGCGGCATCATGGCCATGGCGCCTGATGGGCCGCCGGTGCCGATGTGGGGCTGCTACATCACCGTGGCCGATTGCGACAAGACCGCGGCGGCGGCCACGGCAGCAGGCGGCACGGTGTGCGCGCCACCGTTTGACATCCCCGGCGTCGGCCGCATGGCGGTGCTGCAGGACCCGCAAGGTGCGGTGTTCAACGTCATCGCTTATTCCATGCCCGGCTGA
- a CDS encoding amino-acid N-acetyltransferase (PFAM: Acetyltransferase (GNAT) family; Amino acid kinase family~TIGRFAM: amino-acid N-acetyltransferase), with product MNLVFPHLFVPLFRSVAPYIHAYRGKTFVVAMAGELVAAGKLNAFVQDLAILHAMGIKLVLVHGFRPQVNEQLAAKGHQSRFSHGKRITDAVALDCAQEAAGQLRFEIEAAFSQGLPNTPMANATVRVVSGNFLTARPVGIVDGIDFIHSGVVRRVDGAAIRKAIDIGALVLLSPFGFSPTGEAFNLTMEDVATSTAIALQADKLLFMTELPGVREQQDDPESPIDTELALAEARRMLAALPLPTQPSDVAFYLQHCVKACEAGVERSHILPFAVDGAILQEVFTHDGIGTMVVDEKLESLRVAQADDVGGILALIEPFERDGTMVKRDRNEIERDINNYSVIEHDGIIFGCAALYAYPESKTGEMAALTVSQQVQGQGDGERILKHMEQRAKAAGLESLFVLTTRTMHWFIKRGFKTVEPDWLPEARKRKYNWDRRSQVLVKKLA from the coding sequence ATGAACCTGGTCTTCCCGCATCTGTTCGTGCCCCTGTTCCGCTCGGTGGCGCCCTACATCCACGCCTACCGCGGCAAGACCTTCGTCGTGGCCATGGCAGGTGAACTGGTGGCCGCAGGCAAGCTGAACGCCTTTGTGCAGGACCTGGCCATCCTGCACGCCATGGGCATCAAGCTGGTGCTGGTGCATGGCTTTCGCCCCCAGGTGAACGAACAACTGGCCGCCAAAGGCCACCAATCGCGCTTTTCGCATGGCAAACGCATCACCGACGCGGTGGCGCTGGACTGCGCCCAGGAAGCCGCCGGCCAGCTGCGCTTCGAGATCGAGGCCGCCTTCTCCCAGGGCCTGCCCAACACGCCCATGGCCAATGCCACGGTGCGGGTGGTGTCGGGCAACTTCCTCACCGCGCGGCCGGTGGGCATCGTGGACGGCATCGACTTCATCCACAGCGGCGTGGTGCGCCGGGTGGACGGCGCGGCCATCCGCAAGGCCATCGACATCGGTGCGCTGGTGCTGCTGTCGCCCTTTGGCTTTTCGCCCACGGGCGAAGCCTTCAACCTGACGATGGAAGACGTGGCCACGTCCACCGCCATCGCGCTGCAGGCCGACAAGCTGCTGTTCATGACCGAACTGCCCGGCGTGCGCGAGCAGCAGGACGACCCCGAAAGCCCGATCGACACCGAACTGGCCCTGGCCGAGGCCAGGCGCATGCTGGCCGCCCTGCCCTTGCCCACCCAGCCCTCGGACGTGGCCTTCTACCTGCAGCACTGCGTGAAGGCCTGCGAGGCCGGCGTGGAACGCAGCCACATCCTGCCCTTCGCGGTGGACGGCGCCATCCTGCAGGAGGTGTTCACCCACGACGGCATCGGCACCATGGTGGTGGACGAAAAGCTGGAAAGCCTGCGCGTGGCCCAGGCCGACGACGTGGGCGGCATCCTGGCGCTGATCGAACCGTTCGAGCGCGACGGCACCATGGTCAAGCGCGACCGCAACGAGATCGAGCGCGACATCAACAACTACAGCGTCATCGAGCACGACGGCATCATCTTCGGCTGCGCCGCGCTGTACGCCTACCCGGAAAGCAAGACCGGCGAGATGGCGGCCTTGACCGTGTCGCAGCAGGTGCAGGGCCAGGGCGACGGCGAGCGCATCCTCAAGCACATGGAGCAGCGCGCCAAGGCCGCGGGCCTGGAGAGCCTCTTCGTGCTGACCACCCGCACCATGCACTGGTTCATCAAGCGCGGCTTCAAGACCGTGGAACCCGACTGGCTGCCCGAGGCGCGCAAGCGCAAGTACAACTGGGACCGGCGCTCGCAGGTGCTGGTCAAGAAGCTGGCCTGA
- a CDS encoding Fe-S cluster protector protein (PFAM: Bacterial Fe(2+) trafficking) — MARTVNCVYLKKEADGLDFPTYPGDLGKRIYDNVSKEAWALWLKHQTMLVNENRLNLADARARQYLARQMESYFFGDGAEKPAGYVPPSA; from the coding sequence ATGGCCCGCACCGTGAATTGCGTCTACTTGAAGAAGGAAGCCGATGGCCTGGACTTCCCCACCTACCCCGGTGACCTGGGCAAGCGCATCTACGACAACGTCAGCAAGGAAGCCTGGGCACTGTGGCTGAAGCACCAGACCATGCTGGTGAACGAGAACCGCCTGAACCTGGCCGATGCGCGCGCCCGCCAGTACCTGGCGCGGCAGATGGAAAGCTACTTCTTCGGCGACGGGGCCGAAAAGCCTGCCGGCTACGTGCCCCCTTCGGCCTGA
- a CDS encoding ABC-type Fe3+ transport system, periplasmic component (PFAM: Bacterial extracellular solute-binding protein) — protein sequence MSLSRRLAQPLLCALAAFAASSATLAQDNKVLNLYSARHYQTDEALYEDFTKATGIKINRVDADDAGILARLKTEGSASPADVILLVDASRLWRAEVDGLFQPVKSATLDKRIPATLRSKDDGQGSQWFGFSTRARLIVYSKASVNKADVDTYEKLADPKNKGKVCTRSGSHPYNLSLFGAVTEHLGAAAAETWLKGLVANMARPPVGGDTDQIKAVASGECAVALTNSYYLARLMRSTKAEDRAVMEKVGVVTPNQQSWGTHVNIAGGAVAKYAKNREAAVKFLEYLASDSAQNYFANGNNEWPVVAGLKVSNPALESLGAFKTETLPVGVVGMNQVKVQQMLDRVGFK from the coding sequence ATGAGCCTCTCGCGCCGCCTGGCCCAGCCCCTTCTCTGCGCCCTTGCCGCCTTCGCCGCATCCTCCGCCACCCTGGCCCAGGACAACAAGGTGCTGAACCTGTACTCTGCCCGCCACTATCAGACCGACGAAGCGCTGTACGAGGATTTCACCAAAGCCACGGGCATCAAGATCAACCGTGTGGACGCCGACGACGCCGGCATCCTGGCGCGGCTGAAGACCGAAGGCAGCGCCAGCCCGGCCGATGTGATCCTGCTGGTGGACGCCTCGCGCCTGTGGCGCGCCGAAGTGGACGGCCTGTTCCAGCCGGTGAAAAGCGCCACCTTGGACAAACGCATCCCGGCCACCCTGCGCAGCAAGGACGATGGCCAGGGTTCGCAGTGGTTCGGCTTTTCCACCCGGGCGCGGCTCATCGTCTACAGCAAGGCCAGCGTGAACAAGGCCGACGTGGACACCTACGAAAAGCTGGCCGACCCGAAGAACAAGGGCAAGGTCTGCACCCGCTCGGGTTCGCACCCCTACAACCTGTCGCTGTTCGGTGCCGTGACCGAGCACCTGGGCGCGGCCGCGGCCGAAACCTGGCTGAAAGGCCTGGTGGCCAACATGGCCCGGCCGCCCGTGGGCGGTGACACCGACCAGATCAAGGCCGTGGCCAGCGGTGAATGTGCGGTGGCGCTGACCAACAGCTATTACCTCGCGCGGCTGATGCGCTCCACCAAAGCCGAGGACCGCGCGGTGATGGAAAAGGTGGGCGTGGTCACGCCCAACCAGCAAAGTTGGGGCACCCACGTCAATATCGCCGGTGGCGCCGTGGCCAAGTATGCGAAGAATCGCGAGGCAGCCGTGAAGTTTCTGGAATACCTGGCCAGTGACAGTGCCCAGAACTATTTTGCAAACGGTAACAACGAATGGCCGGTGGTGGCTGGCCTGAAAGTTTCGAACCCGGCGCTGGAATCCTTGGGGGCTTTCAAGACGGAAACCCTGCCGGTGGGCGTGGTGGGCATGAACCAGGTGAAGGTGCAGCAGATGCTCGACCGGGTGGGATTCAAGTAA
- a CDS encoding DNA-binding protein H-NS (PFAM: H-NS histone family; Protein of unknown function (DUF2786)): MASLQDLLAQKAALDKKITEVQREERSAAIAKVRELMAEYGLTALDLAGKAGPAKSKSGPRGKVAVKYRNAATGDTWTGRGLQPKWLKAALATGRKLSDFAV, translated from the coding sequence ATGGCATCCCTGCAAGACCTGCTGGCCCAGAAAGCCGCACTCGACAAGAAAATCACCGAAGTGCAGCGTGAAGAACGCAGCGCTGCCATCGCCAAGGTGCGCGAATTGATGGCCGAATATGGCCTGACCGCGCTGGACCTGGCCGGCAAAGCCGGCCCGGCCAAATCCAAGAGCGGCCCGCGCGGCAAGGTGGCGGTGAAATACCGCAATGCCGCCACTGGCGACACCTGGACCGGCCGTGGTTTGCAGCCCAAGTGGTTGAAGGCGGCGCTGGCCACCGGCCGCAAGCTGAGCGACTTCGCCGTCTGA